One window from the genome of Mycolicibacterium gadium encodes:
- the mbtG gene encoding NADPH-dependent L-lysine N(6)-monooxygenase MbtG, producing the protein MRPTLAVVGAGAKAIAVAAKAAELLDMGVHVPKVVAVERTGVAANWQAEGGWTDGQHRLGTSPEKDVGFPYRSSAPALRAGAQAPGRNAELDERMTRHSWQAYLIATGQFAEWVDRGRPAPTHRKWSQYLRWVAVNCQMNIVSGEVTGISVDSSAATPRWALHTSADAVVADAVMITGPGQPERSILPGNPRVLSIAQFWHRAAGNELISAERVAVIGGGETAASILNELFRHRVSTITVISPGVTLFTRGEGFFENKLFSDPTGWTSLTLNERRDALARTDRGVFSARVQDALLSDDRIRHLRGRVAHAVARDSRIRLTLSTNQGSEHFETVHGFDLVIDGSGADALWFLPLLGQDALDLLELSLGGPLTGDALQEFIGDDLAITGVTPKLFLPGLSGLTQGPGFPNLSCLGLLSDRILGADYATERGPSERSSSTVTDNALEAARKW; encoded by the coding sequence ATGAGGCCCACCCTCGCCGTCGTCGGCGCAGGAGCCAAGGCCATTGCCGTCGCCGCCAAAGCGGCCGAGCTGCTCGACATGGGCGTTCACGTGCCCAAAGTCGTTGCGGTGGAACGCACCGGCGTTGCCGCGAACTGGCAGGCCGAGGGCGGCTGGACAGACGGTCAGCACCGCTTGGGCACCAGCCCCGAGAAGGATGTCGGCTTCCCGTACCGCTCGTCGGCCCCTGCCCTGCGGGCAGGGGCCCAGGCGCCGGGCCGCAACGCCGAACTCGATGAGCGCATGACTCGGCACAGCTGGCAGGCATACCTGATCGCGACCGGTCAGTTCGCCGAATGGGTCGACCGCGGCAGGCCCGCTCCCACCCATCGCAAGTGGAGTCAGTACCTGCGCTGGGTCGCGGTCAACTGCCAGATGAACATCGTCTCCGGGGAGGTCACCGGGATCTCCGTCGACAGCTCCGCCGCCACGCCGCGCTGGGCGCTGCACACGTCGGCTGACGCAGTGGTCGCGGACGCCGTGATGATCACCGGCCCGGGTCAACCCGAGCGGTCGATCCTGCCGGGCAACCCGCGGGTGCTCTCGATCGCACAGTTCTGGCACCGGGCCGCGGGCAACGAGCTGATCTCCGCGGAGCGGGTCGCGGTGATCGGGGGAGGTGAGACCGCGGCATCGATCCTCAATGAGCTTTTCCGGCACAGGGTTTCGACAATCACCGTCATCTCGCCCGGAGTCACCCTGTTCACCCGCGGTGAGGGATTCTTCGAGAACAAACTATTCTCCGACCCCACCGGCTGGACCAGCCTCACGCTGAACGAGCGCCGCGACGCGCTGGCACGCACCGATCGCGGCGTGTTCTCCGCGCGGGTGCAGGATGCGCTGCTGTCCGACGACCGGATTCGCCACCTACGCGGCCGCGTCGCGCATGCGGTGGCACGGGACAGCCGAATCCGCCTGACGCTCAGCACGAATCAGGGAAGTGAGCATTTCGAGACCGTGCACGGATTCGATCTCGTGATCGACGGGTCGGGCGCCGACGCGCTGTGGTTCCTGCCGCTGCTGGGCCAGGATGCGCTGGATCTGCTCGAACTGAGCCTCGGCGGCCCCCTGACCGGTGACGCGCTCCAGGAGTTCATCGGCGACGACCTGGCCATCACCGGTGTCACGCCAAAGCTGTTTCTGCCCGGGCTGTCCGGGCTCACCCAGGGGCCGGGATTTCCCAACCTGTCCTGCCTGGGGCTCCTCTCGGACCGGATCCTCGGTGCCGATTACGCCACGGAGCGAGGCCCGTCCGAGCGATCATCAAGCACCGTGACGGACAACGCACTGGAGGCCGCGCGAAAGTGGTGA
- a CDS encoding ABC transporter ATP-binding protein, with protein MIGNLIRLVPAGYRGALTSYAVLTLVSVILRATSALLLVPLLAALFSSAPADALPWLGALTGATVGGWIVDMIQARIGYRIGFALANDTQHRMADRLTDVPLGWFTTDNTAMARQAIAASAPDLVSFVANLLTPFLGAILLPAAIALALFFVSWQLGVAAAIALPLMLGALVASQRIVRAADAADSRAHSALTERILEFARTQQALRASRRATAARSQTGEAVATAQGATMRLLLFQIPGQLMFSVASQLALILLAGTITTLAVRGQIGAPEAVALLIVTVRFLEPFNVLADLAGAVENSRGVLNRLRNVIDAPRAAADGGVAATGNRAPRIEFRDVAFRYDGAPGAGDVLAGLDFVLEPGTTTAIVGPSGSGKSTILSLIAGLQAPTRGQILVDGTDIDELDAATRRALVSMVFQHPYLFDGPIEDNVRAGHPDARDDDLRNAMALARVDEIVSRLPDGESSRVGEAGAALSGGERQRVSIARALVKPAGILLIDEATSALDTENETAITDAIRDDPRGRTRVIVAHRQEAIRNADTVLFVDSGRIVEQGAIDELTRRGGRFAEFWRRQQQSAGWRIAADA; from the coding sequence ATGATCGGCAACTTGATCCGGCTGGTCCCCGCCGGGTACCGCGGCGCACTCACAAGTTATGCAGTCTTGACCCTTGTTTCGGTGATCCTGCGCGCCACCAGCGCACTATTGCTGGTACCGCTGCTGGCCGCCCTGTTCAGTTCGGCACCCGCCGATGCCCTGCCGTGGCTGGGCGCGCTCACCGGGGCCACCGTCGGCGGCTGGATCGTCGACATGATCCAGGCGCGTATCGGCTATCGCATCGGTTTCGCGTTGGCGAACGACACTCAGCACCGGATGGCCGACCGGCTCACCGACGTCCCGCTGGGATGGTTCACCACCGACAACACCGCGATGGCGCGTCAGGCGATCGCCGCCAGCGCACCGGATCTGGTGTCCTTCGTCGCGAACCTGCTCACACCATTCCTCGGCGCAATACTGCTACCCGCGGCGATCGCGCTCGCACTGTTCTTCGTCTCATGGCAGTTGGGCGTGGCGGCGGCCATCGCGCTGCCCCTGATGCTGGGCGCACTGGTGGCCAGCCAGCGGATCGTGCGGGCGGCTGACGCCGCCGACAGTCGCGCGCACAGCGCGCTCACCGAACGCATCCTCGAATTCGCCAGGACGCAGCAGGCGCTGCGGGCCAGCCGAAGGGCGACGGCAGCGCGCAGCCAGACCGGCGAGGCGGTGGCCACCGCACAAGGTGCCACCATGCGGCTGCTGCTGTTTCAGATTCCCGGGCAGCTGATGTTCAGCGTGGCAAGCCAACTCGCGCTGATCCTGCTGGCGGGCACGATCACGACCCTCGCGGTGCGGGGTCAGATCGGCGCCCCGGAGGCCGTCGCGCTGCTGATCGTCACGGTGCGGTTCCTTGAACCTTTCAACGTGCTCGCCGACCTGGCCGGGGCCGTCGAGAACTCACGCGGCGTGCTCAACCGCCTGCGCAACGTCATCGACGCCCCCCGCGCAGCGGCCGACGGGGGCGTTGCCGCCACCGGAAACCGCGCGCCGCGAATCGAATTCCGCGATGTGGCTTTCCGCTACGACGGTGCCCCAGGCGCCGGTGACGTGCTCGCCGGGCTCGACTTCGTGCTCGAACCCGGAACGACGACCGCGATCGTGGGCCCATCGGGTTCGGGTAAGAGCACGATCCTCTCGCTCATCGCGGGATTGCAAGCTCCCACCCGCGGCCAGATACTCGTCGATGGCACCGATATCGACGAACTCGATGCGGCCACGCGGCGGGCGCTGGTGAGCATGGTGTTCCAGCATCCGTATCTGTTCGACGGCCCGATCGAGGACAACGTCCGCGCCGGACACCCCGACGCCCGCGACGACGATCTTCGAAACGCCATGGCGCTGGCCCGCGTCGACGAAATCGTCTCGCGCCTACCCGACGGCGAGTCCAGCCGGGTGGGCGAGGCGGGCGCGGCGCTGTCCGGAGGTGAACGTCAGCGGGTCAGCATTGCGCGAGCCCTCGTGAAACCGGCTGGAATTCTGCTGATCGACGAAGCGACAAGCGCGCTGGACACCGAGAACGAAACGGCCATCACCGACGCGATCAGAGACGATCCACGTGGCCGCACTCGCGTCATCGTCGCGCACCGGCAGGAAGCGATCCGCAACGCCGACACTGTGCTGTTCGTCGACTCCGGGCGCATCGTGGAACAGGGCGCCATCGATGAGCTGACCCGACGCGGCGGACGATTCGCCGAGTTCTGGCGTCGGCAACAGCAAAGCGCCGGCTGGCGCATCGCGGCCGACGCCTAG
- a CDS encoding ABC transporter ATP-binding protein/permease, which produces MGRGLQGALLRSFGGRDHQATVTEVVRVAPHFVRITMSSPTIFQDVVVEPTAFLRFWFPDPDGTDSEFQRIYTLVWTEPKSGRFAVDMVLHEPSGPASHWAARAKPGMTLPVVALGSKGFAVPQELPAGYLLIGDSASIPAINSILAALPDDVDVEVYLERHCRDDELIPINDHPRRALHWVDRTDDLALAAAIEDRDWSNWSAWAGPEAGSLKHLRKRMRDVFGFPKSDLQAQAYWTQGREMGSRRDNEDKPAAEESQHGAVEETNAAFVPAEAPRGRWRSQAAKDLLAPVKPQLIATGILETLITLIQLVPFIVLVELARQLLAGAGESALRSTLIVFVALLGTGAALSAALLLWLHVVDMRFNAAVRRRLIDKLARVPLGWFTRRGSGAVKKLIQDDTLSLHYLVTHAVSDAVAAVVAPIAVLVYLFVVDWRFALVLLLPILVYLVTTWTMVYQSGPKITEASRWAERMNGEAAAYLEGQPVIRVFGGAAASSFRHRLDEYIDFINVWQRPFIGKKTFMDLVTRPSTFLWLIASAGTLLVVSGAMEPLTMLPFLILGTTFGTRLLGIAFGFAGLREGMQAARRIAVALDEAELATMDADDAPVTAPVAEPGTVTFDNVSFGYRPGVPVIQDVTLAMRPGTVTALVGPSGSGKSTLASLLARFHDVDFGSISIDGRDVRTLEPDELYRQVGFVFQDVQLIGGTVRDNIALARPDASDAEVEAAATDAQIHDRIMRLPNGYQTKLGASSQLSGGERQRLTIARALLADTPILILDEATAFADPESEYLVQRALSRLIHHRTVLVIAHRLHTITEADQIVVLDGGRIAEIGSHTELLAADGRYRQLWESRGETGTYAEALTGEAAR; this is translated from the coding sequence ATGGGAAGAGGCCTGCAGGGAGCCCTGCTGCGGAGCTTTGGGGGGCGTGACCACCAGGCCACGGTCACCGAAGTCGTGCGGGTGGCGCCGCACTTCGTCCGGATCACCATGTCCTCACCGACGATCTTCCAGGACGTCGTCGTCGAGCCGACGGCGTTTCTGCGCTTCTGGTTTCCCGACCCCGACGGCACCGACAGCGAGTTCCAGCGCATCTACACACTCGTCTGGACCGAGCCGAAGTCAGGCAGATTCGCGGTGGACATGGTCCTTCACGAGCCGTCGGGTCCGGCCAGCCACTGGGCGGCCAGAGCCAAACCGGGGATGACCCTTCCCGTCGTCGCGTTGGGGTCCAAAGGATTCGCGGTTCCCCAAGAATTGCCCGCCGGCTATCTGCTCATCGGCGACTCGGCGTCGATACCCGCGATCAACTCGATCCTCGCGGCGCTACCGGACGATGTGGACGTCGAGGTGTACCTCGAACGGCACTGTCGCGACGACGAACTCATCCCGATCAACGACCATCCACGCCGGGCACTGCACTGGGTGGACAGGACCGACGACCTCGCGCTCGCCGCAGCCATCGAGGACCGCGACTGGTCGAACTGGTCGGCATGGGCGGGACCGGAGGCAGGCTCGCTCAAGCACCTGCGGAAGCGCATGCGCGACGTGTTCGGATTCCCGAAGTCCGACCTGCAGGCACAGGCGTACTGGACGCAGGGCCGCGAGATGGGCAGCCGCCGCGACAACGAGGACAAGCCCGCGGCCGAAGAGTCCCAACACGGTGCCGTCGAGGAGACCAACGCGGCATTCGTCCCCGCGGAGGCACCCAGGGGACGGTGGCGTTCGCAGGCCGCCAAGGATCTATTGGCTCCGGTGAAGCCGCAGCTGATCGCGACCGGCATTCTCGAAACGCTGATCACGCTGATTCAGTTGGTTCCCTTCATCGTTCTGGTCGAGCTGGCCAGGCAGCTGCTGGCGGGCGCCGGTGAGTCCGCGTTGCGCAGCACCCTGATCGTCTTCGTGGCGCTGCTCGGAACGGGCGCCGCGCTCAGCGCCGCACTGTTGTTGTGGCTGCACGTCGTTGACATGCGTTTCAACGCCGCTGTTCGTCGACGGCTGATCGACAAACTCGCCCGGGTACCGCTGGGATGGTTCACCCGACGCGGATCCGGCGCGGTCAAGAAACTCATCCAGGACGACACCCTGTCGTTGCACTACCTCGTCACCCATGCGGTGTCCGATGCCGTCGCCGCCGTCGTCGCGCCGATCGCCGTGCTGGTCTACCTGTTCGTCGTCGACTGGCGATTCGCATTGGTGCTGCTGCTGCCGATCCTGGTGTACCTCGTCACCACGTGGACGATGGTGTACCAGAGCGGTCCGAAGATCACCGAGGCGTCGCGGTGGGCCGAGCGGATGAACGGCGAGGCTGCGGCCTACCTCGAGGGTCAGCCGGTGATCCGGGTGTTCGGCGGCGCGGCGGCGTCGTCATTCCGTCATCGACTCGACGAGTACATCGACTTCATCAACGTCTGGCAGCGCCCGTTCATCGGCAAGAAGACGTTCATGGACCTGGTCACTCGGCCGTCAACGTTCCTGTGGCTCATCGCTTCCGCGGGAACCCTGCTCGTCGTCTCCGGCGCGATGGAACCGTTGACCATGCTGCCGTTCCTGATCCTCGGAACGACGTTCGGTACCCGCCTGCTCGGCATCGCGTTCGGATTCGCCGGTCTGCGCGAGGGGATGCAGGCCGCCCGTCGCATCGCCGTGGCCCTCGACGAGGCCGAACTGGCCACCATGGACGCGGACGACGCCCCGGTGACGGCGCCTGTCGCCGAACCGGGAACCGTCACCTTCGACAACGTGAGCTTCGGCTACCGCCCCGGAGTTCCCGTCATCCAAGACGTCACGCTGGCGATGCGGCCGGGGACCGTCACCGCACTGGTGGGCCCTTCCGGGTCCGGAAAGTCCACGCTGGCATCGCTTCTCGCGCGCTTTCACGACGTCGACTTCGGCTCGATCAGCATCGATGGGCGCGATGTGCGCACGTTGGAGCCCGACGAGTTGTACAGGCAGGTCGGTTTCGTGTTCCAAGATGTCCAGCTCATCGGAGGCACGGTCCGGGACAACATCGCGTTGGCCCGACCCGACGCGAGCGACGCTGAGGTCGAGGCGGCGGCGACGGACGCACAGATCCACGACCGGATCATGCGGCTGCCCAACGGATACCAGACGAAGCTCGGTGCGAGCAGCCAGCTGTCGGGAGGCGAGCGTCAACGGCTCACCATCGCCAGGGCATTACTCGCCGACACCCCGATCCTGATCCTGGACGAGGCGACCGCGTTCGCCGATCCCGAATCGGAGTACCTGGTGCAACGGGCATTGAGCCGCCTCATCCACCACCGCACGGTGCTGGTGATCGCACATCGGCTGCACACCATCACCGAAGCCGACCAGATCGTCGTCCTCGACGGCGGGCGTATCGCCGAGATCGGTTCCCACACCGAACTGCTCGCCGCCGACGGCCGTTACCGGCAACTGTGGGAGAGCAGGGGCGAAACCGGCACATACGCGGAAGCACTCACCGGAGAGGCCGCCCGATGA
- a CDS encoding DUF998 domain-containing protein — translation MTTRRALSVVAALWISAAVIFIGFEAIAAAAIPSYSYTAKYISVLGVPEWSPRAMLMNWGFYLQGALFLAGAVVAVRAVHTRRSGVAFLLLTATNAVGNFLVGFVHGFSPLWNDGYEWLHGFGAFLAIGGGNAAIVVGSVVVGRAVSAHWYQPIGVMMGVAGLVFAAMLHTYARWAVDFSHIGLVERACVYTIIGWQVFTGIVLLARPRKNVAAPRVEEEGVG, via the coding sequence GTGACCACCCGGCGCGCGCTGAGCGTTGTCGCCGCGCTGTGGATATCGGCGGCCGTCATCTTCATCGGTTTCGAGGCCATCGCGGCGGCCGCGATCCCGTCTTACAGCTACACCGCGAAGTACATCAGCGTGTTGGGCGTCCCCGAATGGTCACCGCGCGCGATGCTGATGAACTGGGGTTTCTATCTTCAGGGCGCACTGTTTCTCGCCGGTGCTGTGGTCGCCGTGCGCGCCGTGCATACGCGACGGTCCGGCGTGGCCTTCCTGTTGCTGACAGCCACGAACGCCGTCGGGAATTTCCTCGTCGGATTCGTGCACGGCTTCTCGCCGTTGTGGAACGACGGCTACGAATGGCTGCACGGGTTTGGCGCATTTCTCGCGATAGGCGGTGGAAACGCGGCGATCGTGGTGGGTTCAGTGGTAGTTGGCCGTGCCGTGTCGGCTCACTGGTATCAGCCCATCGGGGTGATGATGGGAGTGGCGGGCCTGGTGTTCGCCGCAATGCTGCACACGTACGCCAGGTGGGCGGTCGACTTTTCGCACATCGGCCTCGTCGAACGGGCTTGTGTGTACACGATCATCGGCTGGCAGGTTTTCACCGGCATCGTCCTATTGGCCCGACCCCGCAAAAACGTTGCGGCGCCACGCGTGGAAGAAGAAGGAGTGGGTTGA
- a CDS encoding response regulator, which translates to MAETTRVVLADDDVLLRAGLASLLEGAGFEVVGQADDGGQLLNLVRAMTPDLVVTDIRMPPTNTSEGLDAARQIREELPRTAIMVLSAHIAVDDAMDLLAAGDRIGYLLKSRITDVADFIDSLERVARGASVVDPALVRELVSARKRDDPLSVLSERESEVLALMAEGRSNAGIAHRIWVTEGTVEKHIRSIMNKLSLPETGEDHRRVLAVLAFLDAR; encoded by the coding sequence ATGGCCGAGACGACGCGAGTGGTGCTGGCCGACGACGACGTTCTGCTGCGGGCCGGTTTGGCCAGCCTGCTCGAGGGCGCCGGGTTCGAGGTCGTGGGCCAGGCCGACGACGGCGGCCAGTTGCTCAACCTGGTCCGCGCGATGACGCCCGACCTCGTGGTGACCGATATCCGGATGCCGCCCACCAACACCAGCGAGGGCTTGGACGCCGCCCGACAGATCCGAGAAGAACTGCCGCGCACCGCGATCATGGTGCTGTCCGCACACATCGCTGTCGACGACGCGATGGATCTGCTGGCCGCGGGGGACCGCATCGGTTATCTGCTGAAGAGTCGCATCACCGATGTCGCCGATTTCATCGATTCGCTCGAGCGTGTCGCGCGGGGCGCTTCGGTGGTCGACCCGGCCCTGGTGCGCGAACTCGTCTCGGCGCGCAAGCGGGACGACCCACTGAGCGTGCTGAGCGAGCGCGAGAGCGAGGTCCTCGCGTTGATGGCCGAGGGCCGATCCAATGCCGGTATCGCGCACCGTATTTGGGTGACCGAGGGCACGGTGGAAAAGCACATCCGCAGCATCATGAACAAGCTGAGCTTGCCCGAGACCGGTGAGGATCACCGCCGCGTGCTCGCGGTGCTCGCCTTCCTCGACGCCCGCTAG
- a CDS encoding type II toxin-antitoxin system VapB family antitoxin, which produces MIFKGVLDGRPYPDHGLSHRQWAQIPPRQIRLDELVMTTTVLALDRLLSEDSTFYGDLFPHAVKWNGDVYLEDGLHRAVRSALRNRIVLHARVFDMDVPMSEQVSI; this is translated from the coding sequence GTGATCTTCAAGGGCGTTCTCGACGGTAGGCCCTACCCCGATCACGGGCTGTCGCATCGACAGTGGGCGCAGATCCCGCCCCGACAGATCCGGCTCGACGAACTGGTCATGACGACGACCGTGCTGGCACTCGATCGGTTGCTCTCGGAGGACTCGACGTTCTACGGCGACCTGTTCCCGCACGCGGTGAAGTGGAACGGCGACGTCTATCTGGAGGACGGGCTGCACCGAGCCGTGCGTTCGGCACTGCGCAACCGGATCGTGCTGCACGCGCGCGTATTCGACATGGATGTACCCATGTCCGAACAGGTGTCGATCTAG
- the hrcA gene encoding heat-inducible transcriptional repressor HrcA, giving the protein MGSADDRRFEVLRAIVADFVATKEPIGSKSLVERHNLGVSSATVRNDMAVLEAEGYIAQPHTSSGRVPTEKGYREFVDRLEDVKPLSSAERSAILGFLESGVDLDDVLRRAVRLLAQLTRQVAIVQYPTLSTSSVRHLEVVALTPARLLLVVITDTGRVDQRIVELGDPLDEQDVAKLRDLLGQALEGKPLAAASIAVADLASQLNGNGGLADAVGRSATMLVETLVEHSEERLVLGGTANLTRNTADFGGSLRSVLEALEEQVVVLRLLAAQQEAGKITVRIGHETEAEAMAGTSVITTAYGSSGKVYGGMGVLGPTRMDYPGTIANVAAVALYIGQVLGSR; this is encoded by the coding sequence ATGGGTAGCGCCGATGATCGACGATTCGAGGTGCTGCGCGCGATCGTCGCCGACTTCGTAGCCACCAAGGAGCCGATCGGCTCGAAGTCACTCGTAGAGCGCCACAACCTCGGCGTCTCCAGCGCGACTGTCCGCAACGATATGGCGGTCCTGGAGGCCGAGGGTTACATCGCCCAGCCGCACACGAGCTCGGGTCGGGTGCCGACGGAAAAGGGCTACCGCGAATTCGTCGACCGGCTCGAAGATGTCAAGCCGCTGTCGTCGGCCGAACGCAGCGCGATCCTGGGGTTCCTGGAATCCGGCGTCGACCTGGACGACGTGCTGCGCCGCGCGGTGCGGCTGCTCGCTCAGCTGACCCGCCAGGTCGCGATCGTGCAGTATCCGACGTTGTCGACGTCGTCGGTGCGCCACCTCGAGGTGGTCGCGCTGACACCGGCTCGGCTGCTGCTTGTCGTCATCACCGACACAGGTCGCGTCGACCAGCGCATCGTCGAACTGGGCGACCCCCTCGACGAGCAGGACGTGGCCAAGCTGCGCGATCTGCTGGGCCAGGCGCTGGAAGGCAAGCCCTTGGCCGCCGCGTCGATCGCGGTCGCCGATCTGGCGTCGCAACTCAATGGCAACGGCGGGCTGGCCGACGCCGTCGGGCGGTCGGCCACGATGCTGGTAGAGACGCTCGTCGAGCACAGCGAGGAGCGGCTGGTGCTGGGCGGGACGGCCAACCTGACCCGTAACACCGCTGACTTCGGCGGGTCGCTGCGGTCAGTCCTCGAAGCGCTCGAGGAGCAGGTTGTGGTGCTGCGACTGCTGGCGGCGCAGCAGGAGGCCGGCAAGATCACCGTGCGGATCGGCCATGAGACCGAGGCCGAGGCGATGGCCGGAACTTCGGTGATTACCACCGCATACGGAAGTTCGGGCAAGGTGTACGGCGGCATGGGTGTGCTGGGCCCCACCAGAATGGACTATCCCGGAACTATCGCCAATGTCGCCGCGGTTGCTCTCTACATCGGGCAAGTGTTGGGTAGCCGGTAG
- the dnaJ gene encoding molecular chaperone DnaJ — protein MARDYYGMLGVSRDASDAEIKRAYRKLARELHPDVNPDEEAQARFKEISAAYEVLSDPEKRRIVDLGGDPLESAASAGNGFGGFGGLGDVFEAFFGGGGNSRGPIGRVRPGSDSLLRMRLDLSECATGVTKQVTVDTAVLCDLCQGKGTHGNSKPITCDTCHGNGEVQTVQRSLLGQVMTSRPCPVCGGIGEVIPDPCHRCGGDGRVRARREISVKIPAGVGDGMRVRLAAQGEVGPGGGPAGDLYVEVHEKAHDVFVRDGDDLHCTISVPMVDAALGTTVTVDAILDGPTEITIAAGTQPGQVTTLRGHGMPHLRSGVRGDLHAHIDVVVPSRLDHDDIELLRKLKEKRSRDTAEVRTAHANSSGGGLFSRLRETFTGR, from the coding sequence GTGGCACGCGATTATTACGGGATGCTCGGCGTGAGCCGAGATGCGAGTGACGCGGAGATCAAGCGCGCGTACCGAAAACTGGCCCGAGAACTGCATCCCGACGTCAACCCCGACGAGGAGGCCCAGGCGCGGTTCAAGGAGATCAGCGCTGCCTACGAGGTCCTCAGCGATCCCGAGAAGCGCCGCATCGTCGACCTCGGCGGCGATCCGCTGGAATCGGCCGCCTCCGCAGGCAACGGGTTCGGCGGTTTCGGGGGCCTCGGCGACGTGTTCGAGGCGTTCTTCGGCGGCGGAGGCAACTCCCGCGGGCCGATCGGCCGGGTTCGGCCGGGTTCGGACTCGCTGCTGCGGATGCGGCTGGACCTTTCCGAATGTGCGACGGGGGTTACCAAGCAGGTCACCGTCGACACCGCCGTACTCTGCGACCTGTGCCAGGGCAAGGGCACCCACGGCAACTCCAAGCCCATCACGTGTGACACCTGCCACGGAAACGGTGAGGTGCAGACCGTGCAGCGCTCGCTGCTCGGCCAGGTGATGACATCACGGCCCTGTCCGGTGTGCGGCGGAATCGGCGAGGTCATCCCGGACCCGTGTCATCGGTGCGGTGGCGACGGTCGAGTGCGGGCACGACGCGAGATCAGCGTCAAGATCCCCGCGGGCGTCGGTGACGGTATGCGCGTCCGGCTGGCTGCACAGGGCGAGGTCGGGCCCGGCGGCGGGCCGGCGGGCGACCTCTACGTCGAGGTGCACGAGAAGGCCCACGACGTGTTCGTGCGCGACGGCGACGATCTGCACTGCACCATCTCGGTGCCGATGGTCGACGCGGCACTGGGTACCACTGTCACCGTCGACGCGATCCTCGACGGCCCGACGGAGATCACCATCGCGGCGGGCACCCAACCGGGACAGGTCACGACGCTGCGCGGACACGGGATGCCGCACCTGCGATCCGGGGTGCGCGGGGATTTGCACGCCCACATCGACGTCGTGGTGCCGTCGCGACTGGACCACGACGACATCGAGCTGTTGCGCAAGCTGAAGGAGAAGCGCAGCCGCGACACCGCCGAAGTGCGGACCGCGCATGCGAATTCGTCCGGCGGCGGACTCTTCAGCCGTCTGCGCGAAACGTTCACCGGTCGCTGA
- a CDS encoding 16S rRNA (uracil(1498)-N(3))-methyltransferase, with protein sequence MTRDPIAPRVAGALFYVDALPAEGELAVVDGEEGFHAANVRRIRPGEKIDLSDGAGAVARCVIEDVGKGILTARVCDRRTIAAPTPSITVVQALPKSDRSELAVELATEAGADSFVAWQSARCVARWDGQARVDKGLRRWRAVATSAARQSRRPYIPDVSGVVSTKELVERVRDMATTPVLVLHESATQPITEVPVADAETLLLLVGPEGGIDDEEIAALSGAGATVVRLGPTVLRTSSAAAVALGALGVLTRRWS encoded by the coding sequence GTGACCCGGGACCCCATCGCTCCACGCGTCGCCGGGGCGCTCTTCTACGTCGACGCGCTGCCCGCAGAAGGTGAGCTCGCCGTGGTCGACGGCGAAGAAGGCTTCCATGCGGCCAACGTCCGGCGCATCCGGCCGGGCGAGAAAATCGACCTGAGTGACGGTGCCGGTGCGGTGGCCCGCTGCGTCATCGAAGACGTCGGCAAGGGCATCCTGACGGCCCGCGTGTGCGACCGCAGGACCATTGCGGCACCCACTCCGAGCATCACCGTCGTGCAGGCGCTCCCGAAGTCGGACCGCTCCGAGCTGGCCGTCGAGCTGGCCACCGAGGCAGGTGCCGATTCGTTCGTCGCATGGCAGTCGGCGCGCTGTGTGGCGCGCTGGGACGGACAGGCCCGCGTGGACAAGGGACTGCGCCGCTGGCGGGCCGTCGCCACGTCGGCGGCGCGGCAATCGCGGCGGCCGTACATCCCCGATGTCAGCGGCGTGGTGTCGACGAAGGAGCTGGTGGAGCGGGTGCGCGACATGGCGACCACGCCGGTGCTCGTCCTACACGAATCCGCGACGCAGCCGATCACCGAGGTGCCCGTCGCCGATGCCGAGACGCTGCTTCTGCTCGTCGGACCTGAAGGCGGCATCGACGACGAGGAGATCGCCGCGCTGTCCGGAGCGGGTGCCACCGTCGTGCGGCTCGGGCCAACGGTGTTGCGCACGTCGTCGGCGGCGGCGGTCGCGTTGGGGGCTCTCGGTGTGCTCACCCGGCGCTGGTCGTGA